Proteins from a genomic interval of Micromonospora sp. NBC_00389:
- a CDS encoding acetyl-CoA C-acetyltransferase: MASVIVSGARTPMGRLLGNLKDLPATKLGGIAIKAALERAGISPDQVQYVIMGQVLQAGAGQIPARQAAVEAGVPMSVPALTINKVCLSGLDAIALADQLIRAGEFDVVVAGGMESMTNAPHLLLGQRSGYKYGDVVIKDHMAHDGLSDAWDCCSMGESTERLGTKHGISRSEQDAFAAASHQRAAAAQKNGHFAEEITPVVIPQRKGDPLVINEDEGIRPDTTVESLAKLRPAFAKDGTITAGSSSPISDGAAAVVVMSKAKAKELGLTWLAEIGAHGNVAGPDNSLHSQPSNAINHALKKGGLSVEDLDLIEINEAFAQVGVQSTRDLGINPDKVNVNGGAIALGHPIGMSGARLVLTLALELRRRGGGTGAAALCGGGGQGDALIIHVPGKAETNQ; this comes from the coding sequence ATGGCTTCGGTGATCGTCAGCGGCGCGCGGACCCCGATGGGGCGGCTGCTGGGCAACCTCAAGGACCTCCCGGCCACGAAGCTCGGCGGGATCGCGATCAAGGCAGCGCTGGAGCGGGCCGGTATCAGCCCGGACCAGGTCCAGTACGTGATCATGGGTCAGGTCCTCCAGGCCGGTGCGGGTCAGATCCCGGCCCGGCAGGCGGCGGTCGAGGCCGGCGTGCCGATGTCCGTGCCGGCGCTGACCATCAACAAGGTCTGCCTCTCCGGCCTGGACGCCATCGCCCTGGCCGACCAGCTGATCCGGGCCGGCGAGTTCGACGTCGTGGTGGCCGGTGGCATGGAGTCGATGACCAACGCCCCGCACCTGCTGCTCGGCCAGCGCTCCGGCTACAAGTACGGCGACGTGGTGATCAAGGACCACATGGCGCACGACGGGCTCAGCGACGCCTGGGACTGCTGCTCCATGGGTGAGTCCACCGAGCGGCTCGGCACGAAGCACGGCATCTCCCGCAGCGAGCAGGACGCCTTCGCCGCGGCCAGCCACCAGCGGGCCGCGGCCGCGCAGAAGAACGGCCACTTCGCCGAGGAGATCACCCCGGTGGTGATCCCGCAGCGCAAGGGCGACCCGCTGGTGATCAACGAGGACGAGGGGATCCGCCCGGACACCACCGTCGAGTCGCTGGCCAAGCTGCGTCCCGCCTTCGCCAAGGACGGCACAATCACCGCCGGCAGCTCCTCGCCGATCTCCGACGGCGCCGCCGCGGTGGTCGTGATGAGCAAGGCCAAGGCCAAGGAGCTGGGGCTGACCTGGCTGGCCGAGATCGGCGCGCACGGCAACGTGGCGGGCCCGGACAACTCCCTGCACTCGCAGCCGTCCAACGCGATCAACCACGCCCTGAAGAAGGGCGGCCTGAGCGTCGAGGACCTGGACCTCATCGAGATCAACGAGGCTTTCGCCCAGGTCGGCGTGCAGTCCACCCGTGACCTCGGGATCAACCCGGACAAGGTCAACGTCAACGGTGGTGCCATCGCGCTGGGGCACCCGATCGGCATGTCCGGTGCCCGGCTGGTGCTCACCCTCGCGCTGGAGCTGAGGCGGCGTGGCGGCGGCACCGGCGCGGCGGCGCTCTGCGGCGGCGGTGGCCAGGGCGACGCCCTGATCATCCATGTTCCGGGTAAGGCTGAGACCAACCAGTGA
- a CDS encoding helix-turn-helix domain-containing protein, with the protein MIRAQLRRLRTAAGMSQEDFGRLVHYSGSMVSALELGQRPLDRLFLARADEVLATGGLLVYLLKLAERDGQPSWFRPWLDAERSARQLRCFQPTLIPGLLQTENYARAVIRCDDLLSDDEVERRVHARLDRQSLLVQPEPPQFIAVVDELVLRRAGEDVRGLMVEQITHLVASLERPHVSLHIIPAEVGLHVGLSGPFNLARGADGGWVGHMEHQIDGLVVDGDHEVATLLARWEMIRNGALSRRQSIELMKEVVTTWT; encoded by the coding sequence ATGATCCGCGCCCAACTGCGCCGGCTGCGCACCGCCGCTGGGATGAGTCAGGAGGACTTCGGCCGGCTGGTGCACTACTCCGGTTCGATGGTGTCCGCGCTGGAGCTGGGTCAGCGCCCGCTGGACCGGCTCTTCCTGGCCCGCGCCGACGAGGTGCTGGCCACCGGCGGCCTGCTGGTCTACCTGCTCAAGCTCGCCGAGCGGGACGGCCAGCCAAGCTGGTTCCGGCCCTGGCTGGACGCCGAGCGCAGCGCCCGCCAGTTGCGCTGCTTCCAGCCCACGCTGATCCCCGGCCTGCTCCAGACCGAGAACTACGCCCGCGCCGTCATTCGCTGCGATGACCTGCTCAGCGACGACGAGGTGGAGCGACGGGTGCACGCCCGGCTTGACCGACAGTCGCTGCTGGTCCAGCCGGAGCCGCCGCAGTTCATCGCGGTCGTCGACGAGTTGGTGCTGCGGCGTGCCGGGGAGGACGTCCGAGGGCTGATGGTCGAGCAGATCACTCATCTGGTCGCCAGCCTGGAACGGCCGCACGTCAGCCTGCACATCATTCCGGCCGAGGTCGGGCTGCACGTCGGCCTGTCGGGGCCGTTCAATCTGGCCCGTGGCGCCGACGGTGGTTGGGTGGGACACATGGAACACCAGATTGACGGCCTCGTGGTAGATGGCGACCATGAGGTGGCCACACTGCTGGCGCGCTGGGAAATGATCAGGAATGGTGCCCTGTCCCGCCGGCAGTCGATCGAGCTGATGAAGGAAGTCGTGACCACATGGACCTGA
- a CDS encoding alpha/beta hydrolase, whose protein sequence is MSTAIRASSILPGRREDIELHTADGLRLVGELAVPADRPPVATLVCLHPLPTHGGMMDSHVFRKAAWRLPALADVAVLRFNTRGTSSVRGTSEGAFDGAVGERFDVAAAIEYAEFAELPNIWLVGWSFGTDLALKYGCDPAIAGAILLSPPLRFSAPEDLATWAASGRPLVALVPEFDDYLRPAEAEERFAAVPQAEVVGVPGAKHLWVGDAERVLDEIVRRVNPAVTVPLPTTWDGPMEAGDVSAYADRTVASFADVPVPGPLAGQAD, encoded by the coding sequence GTGAGCACAGCGATCCGCGCGTCGTCGATCCTGCCCGGCCGCCGGGAGGACATCGAGCTGCACACCGCCGATGGTCTGCGGCTGGTCGGCGAGTTGGCCGTGCCGGCCGACCGGCCGCCGGTGGCCACCCTGGTCTGTCTGCACCCGCTGCCGACCCACGGCGGGATGATGGACAGCCACGTGTTCCGCAAGGCGGCCTGGCGGCTGCCCGCGCTGGCCGACGTGGCCGTGCTCCGGTTCAACACCCGGGGGACCAGCAGCGTGCGCGGCACCAGCGAGGGGGCCTTCGACGGGGCCGTCGGCGAGCGCTTCGACGTGGCTGCCGCCATCGAGTACGCGGAGTTCGCCGAACTGCCGAACATCTGGCTGGTCGGCTGGTCGTTCGGCACCGACCTGGCGCTCAAGTACGGCTGCGACCCGGCGATCGCCGGCGCGATCCTGCTCTCCCCGCCGCTGCGCTTCTCGGCCCCCGAAGACCTGGCCACCTGGGCCGCCTCCGGTCGGCCGCTGGTGGCCCTGGTGCCGGAGTTCGACGACTACCTGCGCCCGGCGGAGGCCGAGGAGCGGTTCGCCGCGGTGCCGCAGGCCGAGGTGGTGGGGGTGCCGGGCGCCAAACACCTCTGGGTCGGCGACGCGGAGAGGGTGCTCGACGAGATCGTCCGTCGGGTCAACCCGGCGGTCACGGTGCCGCTGCCGACCACCTGGGACGGCCCGATGGAAGCCGGCGACGTCAGCGCGTACGCCGACCGGACGGTGGCGTCGTTCGCCGACGTCCCCGTCCCCGGGCCGCTCGCCGGCCAGGCCGACTGA
- a CDS encoding AI-2E family transporter translates to MPQNGPPTENPDATPGRPPASPPPITPSPTETPRPVPIPDPGVDPDEPPAVPSGKFGTPGRPLRRNSFLIGFTGAVGVLLAYTLYLGVRNAGGILVLVVIALFLAVGLNPAVVRLRRWKLPHGLAVALVALTVVLLLCGGVVALVPPIVTQSGQFIDQIPSLVEDLRRNPTVNDLVERYDVMERVQSAANAQTVGRALGGVLGGAQLIFGTVFRTLTVLVLTIYFLAYFNRLRSLGYALVPRSRRERVQLIGDEILAKVGAYMVGALSIAVLAGATTFVFALIVGLPYPFALAVVVAVTDLIPQIGATLGAVVVSLVGFATSLPVGIACVVFFLIYQQVENYLIYPKVMRRSVEVNEVAALLAALLGVALLGVVGALIAIPTVAALQLILREVVLPRQETR, encoded by the coding sequence TTGCCGCAGAACGGCCCGCCGACCGAGAACCCGGACGCGACGCCCGGTCGCCCGCCGGCCAGTCCCCCGCCGATCACTCCCTCGCCAACCGAGACGCCACGCCCGGTGCCGATCCCCGACCCGGGCGTCGACCCGGACGAGCCGCCGGCCGTCCCGTCCGGAAAGTTCGGCACGCCGGGGCGTCCGCTTCGGCGCAACAGCTTCCTGATCGGCTTCACCGGCGCGGTCGGCGTGCTGCTGGCGTACACCCTTTATCTGGGGGTCCGCAACGCCGGCGGCATCCTGGTGCTGGTGGTGATCGCGCTCTTCCTCGCGGTCGGCCTCAACCCGGCGGTGGTCCGGCTGCGCCGCTGGAAGCTGCCGCACGGCCTGGCGGTCGCGTTGGTGGCGCTGACGGTGGTGCTGCTGCTCTGCGGCGGCGTGGTGGCGCTGGTACCGCCGATCGTGACCCAGTCCGGGCAGTTCATCGACCAGATCCCCAGCCTGGTCGAGGACCTGCGCCGCAACCCGACGGTCAATGACCTGGTGGAGCGGTACGACGTGATGGAGCGGGTGCAGAGCGCGGCCAACGCCCAGACGGTGGGCCGGGCGCTGGGCGGGGTGCTCGGCGGCGCCCAACTGATCTTCGGCACGGTGTTCCGGACGCTGACCGTGCTGGTGCTGACCATCTACTTCCTGGCCTACTTCAACCGGCTGCGCTCCCTGGGCTACGCGCTGGTGCCGCGCTCACGCCGGGAGCGCGTGCAGCTGATCGGTGACGAGATCCTGGCCAAGGTCGGCGCGTACATGGTCGGCGCGTTGAGCATCGCGGTGCTGGCCGGCGCGACCACCTTCGTGTTCGCGTTGATCGTCGGGCTGCCGTACCCCTTCGCGCTGGCCGTGGTGGTGGCGGTGACCGACCTGATCCCGCAGATCGGTGCCACCCTGGGCGCGGTGGTCGTGAGCCTGGTCGGTTTCGCCACCAGCCTGCCGGTGGGTATCGCCTGCGTGGTGTTCTTCCTCATCTACCAGCAGGTGGAGAACTATCTGATCTACCCGAAGGTGATGCGGCGCTCGGTCGAGGTCAACGAGGTGGCCGCCCTGCTGGCCGCGCTGCTCGGGGTGGCGCTGCTGGGCGTGGTGGGCGCGCTGATCGCCATCCCCACGGTGGCCGCGCTGCAACTGATCCTGCGCGAGGTGGTGCTCCCCCGGCAGGAGACCCGCTGA
- the mce gene encoding methylmalonyl-CoA epimerase, translated as MAENSPAEPGADYVTDIGLRKIDHVGIAVADLDAAIDFYQRTFGMRCVHIETNAEQGVREAMLAVGPTAEGGCVQLLAPLTPESTIAKFLDRNGPGVQQVAYTVVDIDVACAALRARGMRLLYDAPRRGTADSRINFVHPKDAGGVLVELVEPAASH; from the coding sequence ATGGCTGAGAACTCCCCCGCCGAGCCCGGTGCGGACTACGTCACAGACATCGGGCTTCGCAAGATTGACCACGTCGGGATCGCCGTGGCCGACCTGGACGCCGCGATCGACTTCTACCAGCGGACGTTCGGGATGCGCTGCGTACACATCGAGACCAACGCCGAGCAGGGCGTCCGGGAAGCGATGCTGGCCGTCGGGCCGACCGCCGAGGGCGGCTGCGTGCAGTTGCTCGCCCCGCTCACCCCCGAGTCGACGATCGCCAAGTTCCTGGACCGCAACGGGCCGGGCGTGCAGCAGGTCGCGTACACCGTGGTGGACATCGACGTGGCCTGCGCGGCGCTGCGCGCGCGGGGGATGCGGCTGCTCTACGACGCCCCACGGCGCGGGACCGCGGACTCGCGGATCAACTTCGTGCACCCCAAGGACGCCGGCGGCGTCCTGGTCGAACTCGTCGAACCCGCCGCCTCGCACTGA
- the meaB gene encoding methylmalonyl Co-A mutase-associated GTPase MeaB has translation MSEAVEHVPAPGASSVRRSRDVPLLVERARAGDPRAVARLITLVENGDDLLPEIAAALAPYAGQAQVVGLTGSPGVGKSTTTNELVRALRARGHRVGVLAVDPSSPFTGGAILGDRVRMQDHATDPGVYIRSMSSRGHLGGLAAATPQAVRVLEGAGCDVVLVETVGVGQAEVEVASLADTTLVLLAPGMGDAIQAVKAGILEIADVFVVNKADRDGVDATVRDIQGMIALGERGPGQWRPQVVRSVAARGEGIDDIAAAIDKHRGWLVEHGELRHRQETRAAAEIEAIALGVLRARIGSLRDGTELPTLAAKVAEGALDPYAAADTLLSQLAR, from the coding sequence GTGAGCGAAGCGGTCGAGCACGTTCCGGCGCCGGGCGCCTCGTCGGTGCGCCGTAGCCGGGACGTACCGCTGCTGGTCGAGCGGGCCCGCGCGGGCGACCCCCGCGCGGTGGCCCGGCTGATCACGCTGGTGGAGAACGGCGACGATCTGCTGCCGGAGATCGCGGCGGCGCTCGCGCCCTACGCCGGGCAGGCCCAGGTGGTCGGGCTGACCGGTTCGCCCGGGGTGGGCAAGTCGACCACCACCAATGAGCTGGTCCGCGCGCTGCGGGCGCGCGGGCACCGGGTCGGCGTGCTGGCGGTCGACCCGTCCAGCCCGTTCACCGGCGGGGCGATCCTCGGCGACCGGGTGCGGATGCAGGACCACGCCACCGACCCGGGCGTCTACATCCGGTCGATGTCCAGCCGTGGGCACCTCGGCGGGCTGGCCGCCGCGACGCCGCAGGCGGTCCGGGTGCTGGAGGGCGCCGGCTGCGACGTGGTGCTGGTGGAGACCGTCGGCGTCGGCCAGGCTGAGGTGGAGGTCGCGTCGCTGGCCGACACCACGCTGGTGCTGCTCGCCCCCGGCATGGGCGACGCGATCCAGGCGGTCAAGGCCGGCATCCTGGAGATCGCCGACGTGTTCGTGGTCAACAAGGCCGACCGGGACGGCGTCGACGCCACGGTCCGCGACATCCAGGGCATGATCGCCCTCGGTGAGCGCGGCCCGGGGCAGTGGCGGCCGCAGGTGGTCCGCTCGGTCGCCGCGCGGGGCGAGGGCATCGACGACATCGCCGCCGCGATCGACAAGCACCGTGGCTGGCTGGTCGAGCACGGCGAGCTGCGCCACCGCCAGGAGACGCGGGCCGCCGCCGAGATCGAGGCCATCGCGCTCGGCGTGCTCCGTGCCCGGATCGGCTCACTGCGCGACGGTACGGAGCTGCCCACGCTCGCCGCCAAGGTGGCTGAGGGCGCGCTCGACCCGTACGCGGCGGCGGATACCCTGCTCTCCCAGCTCGCCCGCTGA
- a CDS encoding Asp23/Gls24 family envelope stress response protein, with protein sequence MSDEATRELTTVSAAAGGSTQVSDEVIEKIAVAAARAVPGVAELGGDVARFFNSFLDKVGLDEVGDARRGCSAHVTGNAAVVNLVLVIQAGQPVPEVTGQVRARVTEAVEAYGLRVDEVNIRVDDVEMGGAAAPTA encoded by the coding sequence GTGAGTGACGAGGCGACGCGAGAGCTGACCACGGTGTCGGCGGCGGCCGGTGGGTCGACGCAGGTCTCCGACGAGGTGATCGAGAAGATCGCCGTAGCGGCGGCCCGCGCGGTGCCCGGGGTGGCCGAGCTTGGTGGGGACGTCGCCCGGTTCTTCAACTCGTTCCTCGACAAGGTGGGGCTGGATGAGGTGGGCGATGCCCGGCGGGGCTGCTCGGCCCACGTGACCGGGAACGCGGCTGTGGTCAACCTGGTGCTGGTGATCCAGGCCGGCCAGCCGGTGCCGGAGGTGACCGGCCAGGTGCGGGCCCGGGTCACCGAGGCGGTCGAGGCGTACGGGCTGCGGGTCGACGAGGTCAACATTCGGGTCGACGACGTGGAGATGGGCGGGGCCGCGGCTCCGACGGCCTGA
- a CDS encoding 3-hydroxyacyl-CoA dehydrogenase family protein has translation MAREFSTVGVVGLGTMGAGIVEVFARNGIDVVAVEISEPALERGRVTLTGSTDRAVAKGKLAAADRDALHERVHFAVGLDALHSVDLVIEAVPEHLDLKQRIFAELDRVCRPETILATNTSSLSVTEISVATTRPNQVIGIHFFNPAPVMKLVEVVRTVVTAPEVVADVEALCARLGKVDVTINDRAGFIANALLFGYLNHAVGMFESHYATREDIDAAMKLGCGLPMGPLALMDLIGLDTAYEILDTMYRRGGRDRRHAPVPLLKQMVTAGLLGRKSGRGFYTYERPGSPVVVPDEATPLASEVALADGARAITKVGVVGSGTMATGIIEVFAKAGYEVVSVTRGAEKSAKVCEAVKTSLNKGVVRGKLAEADRDAALGRISWSAALDHLADVDLVVEAVVEELSVKKALFASLDEICKPGVVLATTTSSLPVIDVAMATHRPADVVGLHFFNPAPIMPLVEVVRTIRTSPETTATARAVCAALGKTAVVCGDRSGFIVNALLFPYLNDAVKMLEASYSTADDIDHAMKLGCGYPMGPFDLLDVVGLDVSLAIQRELYLELREPGFAPAPLLEHLVTAGYLGRKTRRGFRDHSHR, from the coding sequence GTGGCGCGCGAGTTCAGCACCGTAGGCGTTGTGGGGCTGGGCACCATGGGTGCCGGCATCGTCGAGGTCTTCGCCCGCAATGGCATCGACGTGGTGGCGGTCGAGATCTCCGAGCCGGCGCTGGAGCGTGGCCGGGTCACCCTCACCGGCTCCACCGACCGTGCGGTGGCCAAGGGCAAGCTCGCCGCGGCGGACCGGGACGCCCTGCACGAGCGGGTGCACTTCGCGGTCGGGCTGGACGCGCTGCACTCCGTCGACCTGGTCATCGAGGCGGTGCCCGAGCACCTGGACCTTAAGCAGCGGATCTTCGCGGAGCTGGACCGGGTCTGCCGGCCGGAAACCATCCTGGCCACCAACACCTCGTCGCTGAGCGTCACCGAGATCTCGGTGGCCACCACCCGGCCCAACCAGGTGATCGGCATCCACTTCTTCAACCCCGCGCCGGTGATGAAGCTGGTCGAGGTGGTCCGCACCGTGGTCACCGCGCCCGAGGTGGTCGCCGACGTGGAGGCGCTCTGCGCCCGGCTCGGCAAGGTCGACGTCACCATCAACGACCGCGCCGGCTTCATCGCCAACGCGCTGCTCTTCGGCTACCTCAACCACGCGGTCGGCATGTTCGAGTCGCACTACGCGACCCGAGAGGACATCGACGCCGCCATGAAGCTCGGCTGCGGCCTGCCGATGGGCCCGCTGGCGCTGATGGACCTGATCGGCCTGGACACCGCGTACGAGATCCTGGACACCATGTACCGGCGCGGCGGGCGGGACCGCCGGCACGCCCCGGTGCCGCTGCTCAAGCAGATGGTGACGGCGGGGCTGCTCGGCCGGAAGTCCGGCCGGGGCTTCTACACCTACGAGCGGCCCGGCTCGCCGGTGGTCGTACCGGACGAGGCGACGCCGCTGGCCTCGGAGGTCGCGCTCGCCGACGGCGCGCGGGCCATCACCAAGGTTGGCGTGGTCGGCTCGGGGACGATGGCCACCGGGATCATCGAGGTCTTCGCGAAGGCCGGCTACGAGGTCGTCTCGGTGACCCGGGGCGCGGAGAAGTCCGCAAAGGTCTGCGAGGCGGTGAAGACCTCGCTGAACAAGGGCGTGGTGCGCGGCAAGCTCGCCGAGGCCGACCGGGACGCCGCGCTGGGCCGGATCAGCTGGTCGGCCGCGCTCGACCACCTCGCCGACGTCGACCTGGTGGTCGAGGCCGTGGTCGAGGAGTTGAGCGTGAAGAAGGCGCTCTTCGCCAGCCTCGACGAGATCTGCAAGCCGGGCGTGGTGCTGGCCACCACCACCTCGTCCCTGCCGGTGATCGACGTGGCGATGGCCACCCACCGGCCGGCCGACGTGGTGGGGCTGCACTTCTTCAACCCGGCGCCGATCATGCCGCTGGTCGAGGTGGTCCGCACCATCCGCACCTCCCCGGAGACCACCGCGACCGCCCGGGCGGTCTGCGCCGCGCTGGGCAAGACCGCCGTGGTCTGCGGCGACCGGTCCGGGTTCATCGTCAACGCGCTGCTCTTCCCGTACCTCAACGACGCGGTGAAGATGCTGGAGGCCAGCTACTCCACGGCCGACGACATCGACCACGCCATGAAGCTGGGCTGCGGCTACCCGATGGGCCCGTTCGACCTGCTCGACGTGGTCGGGTTGGACGTCTCGCTGGCCATCCAGCGGGAGCTGTACCTGGAGCTGCGCGAGCCGGGCTTCGCGCCCGCGCCGCTGCTGGAGCACCTGGTCACCGCCGGCTACCTGGGCCGCAAGACCCGCCGGGGCTTCCGCGACCACTCGCACCGCTGA
- a CDS encoding DivIVA domain-containing protein yields MPQQQSSPLAFFDNANSQPDFTVGLRGYNTHQVDDFLGRMTAALTQSEQARAEAEQRMNDAQRRLRQAEQRMSALEQKLTDTNKQLEENNRPTLSGLGTRVEQILRLAEEQANDHRNEAKRESEGILSAARLEAREITDKARAEAAAMKASAEREAGNLRTAAEREAAEVRVQARREADTLRADADRETKQLRTVTAHEVAELKSTVEREVATLRATAEREITQQRAKAAREAEEKRAEATKLLTDARDKRDKDLQALELQLAERREKAEREESERHAAQVAQTQKMVSEAEQRARAAQERAKEIEQRAEARRVESERSAAETLDKAKAHSEKTLNEAKAESQRLLTEARTEAELTTQAARREVEDLTRQKDAVTSQLGQMLSGLAGIVPGMPAAAAPAAKPEAKKADGGQERATAETAG; encoded by the coding sequence ATGCCCCAGCAGCAGTCCTCCCCTCTCGCGTTCTTCGATAACGCGAACTCGCAGCCAGATTTCACCGTTGGCCTGCGCGGATACAACACTCACCAGGTCGACGACTTCCTCGGCCGGATGACGGCCGCGCTGACCCAGTCCGAGCAGGCCCGTGCCGAGGCCGAGCAGCGGATGAACGACGCTCAGCGTCGCCTCCGCCAGGCCGAGCAGCGCATGAGTGCGCTGGAGCAGAAGCTCACCGACACGAACAAGCAGCTCGAAGAGAACAACCGGCCCACCCTCTCCGGGCTCGGCACCCGCGTCGAGCAGATCCTCCGGCTCGCCGAGGAGCAGGCCAACGACCACCGCAACGAGGCCAAGCGCGAGTCTGAGGGCATCCTCTCCGCCGCCCGCCTCGAGGCCCGTGAGATCACGGACAAGGCCCGCGCCGAGGCCGCCGCGATGAAGGCGAGCGCCGAGCGCGAGGCCGGCAACCTGCGCACCGCCGCCGAGCGCGAGGCCGCCGAGGTCCGGGTGCAGGCCCGCCGCGAGGCCGACACGCTGCGCGCCGACGCCGACCGCGAGACCAAGCAGCTTCGTACCGTCACCGCACACGAGGTGGCCGAGCTGAAGTCGACCGTCGAGCGGGAGGTGGCCACCCTCCGGGCCACCGCCGAGCGGGAGATCACCCAGCAGCGGGCCAAGGCCGCCCGCGAGGCCGAGGAGAAGCGCGCCGAGGCGACCAAGCTGCTCACCGACGCACGGGACAAGCGCGACAAGGACCTCCAGGCCCTGGAGCTCCAGCTCGCCGAGCGGCGGGAGAAGGCCGAGCGCGAAGAGTCCGAGCGGCACGCCGCCCAGGTCGCGCAGACCCAGAAGATGGTCAGCGAGGCCGAGCAGCGGGCCCGCGCCGCGCAGGAGCGCGCCAAGGAGATCGAGCAGCGCGCTGAGGCCCGCCGGGTCGAGTCGGAGCGCAGCGCAGCCGAGACGCTCGACAAGGCGAAGGCGCACTCGGAGAAGACGCTCAACGAGGCCAAGGCCGAGTCGCAGCGCCTGCTCACCGAGGCCCGCACCGAGGCGGAGCTGACCACTCAGGCCGCCCGCCGCGAGGTCGAGGACCTCACCCGGCAGAAGGACGCGGTCACCTCGCAGCTCGGTCAGATGCTCTCCGGGCTCGCCGGCATCGTCCCCGGCATGCCAGCCGCGGCCGCTCCGGCGGCCAAGCCGGAGGCCAAGAAGGCCGACGGCGGTCAGGAGCGGGCGACAGCGGAGACTGCCGGCTGA
- a CDS encoding DUF397 domain-containing protein, whose product MDLTGARWRTSSRSGNGECVEVADNLPGVVGVRDSKDRTGPVLVFAPAAWRAFVALARRPTA is encoded by the coding sequence ATGGACCTGACCGGTGCCCGGTGGCGCACATCCAGCCGGAGCGGCAACGGAGAGTGCGTCGAGGTGGCGGACAATCTTCCCGGGGTGGTGGGCGTGCGGGACAGCAAGGACCGAACCGGCCCGGTGCTGGTCTTCGCGCCGGCCGCCTGGCGGGCGTTCGTCGCCCTCGCCCGCCGACCCACCGCCTGA
- the ccrA gene encoding crotonyl-CoA carboxylase/reductase translates to MQDILEAIMAAEESSDPDRELAGLAGLPVPESYRGVVVRAEEARMFDGMATRDKDPRKALHVQEVPTPELGPGEALIAVMASAINYNTVWTSIFEPLPTFKFLQRYGRISELTRRHDLPYHVVGSDAAGVVLRTGPGVTRWAAGDEVVAHCLSVELEDAAGHDDTMLDPQQRIWGFETNFGGLAELAVVKANQLMPKPRHLSWEEAASPGLVNSTAYRQLVSHHGANMKQGDVVLIWGASGGLGGYATQMALNGGAIPVCVVSSPEKAELCRRMGAELVIDRAAEGFRFWKDEETQDPDEWKRLGERIRELTGGEDPDIVFEHPGRETFGASVYVARRGGTIVTCASTSGFQHQYDNRYLWMHLKRIVGSHFANYHEAWQANRLVALGKVHPTVSRTYPLEQTGQAAYEVHRNAHQGKVGVRCLAPADGLGVRDGELRARHEDAINRFRGH, encoded by the coding sequence GTGCAGGACATCCTCGAAGCAATCATGGCGGCGGAGGAATCGAGCGACCCGGACCGCGAACTGGCCGGCCTCGCCGGGCTGCCCGTACCGGAGAGCTACCGGGGCGTGGTCGTCCGCGCCGAAGAGGCCCGGATGTTCGACGGCATGGCCACCCGGGACAAGGACCCCCGCAAGGCGCTGCACGTGCAGGAGGTGCCGACACCGGAGCTCGGGCCGGGCGAGGCGCTGATCGCGGTGATGGCCAGCGCGATCAACTACAACACGGTGTGGACCAGCATCTTCGAGCCGCTGCCCACCTTCAAGTTCCTCCAGCGGTACGGCCGGATCTCCGAGCTGACCCGCCGCCACGACCTGCCGTACCACGTGGTCGGCTCGGACGCGGCCGGCGTGGTGCTGCGCACCGGCCCCGGGGTGACCCGGTGGGCCGCTGGCGACGAGGTCGTCGCGCACTGCCTCTCCGTCGAGCTGGAGGACGCGGCCGGACACGACGACACCATGCTCGACCCACAGCAACGGATCTGGGGCTTCGAGACGAACTTCGGCGGGCTGGCCGAACTGGCCGTGGTCAAGGCCAACCAGCTGATGCCCAAGCCGCGCCACCTGAGCTGGGAGGAGGCGGCCAGCCCAGGGCTGGTCAACTCCACCGCGTACCGGCAGCTCGTCTCGCACCACGGGGCCAACATGAAACAGGGCGACGTGGTGCTGATCTGGGGCGCCTCCGGCGGCCTCGGCGGGTACGCCACCCAGATGGCGCTGAACGGCGGCGCCATCCCGGTCTGCGTCGTCTCGTCGCCGGAGAAGGCCGAGCTGTGCCGCCGGATGGGCGCGGAGCTGGTCATCGACCGGGCGGCCGAGGGCTTCCGGTTCTGGAAGGACGAGGAGACCCAGGACCCGGACGAGTGGAAGCGCCTGGGCGAGCGGATCCGCGAGCTGACCGGGGGTGAGGACCCGGACATCGTCTTCGAGCACCCCGGCCGGGAGACCTTCGGCGCGAGCGTCTACGTGGCCCGGCGCGGCGGCACCATCGTCACCTGTGCCTCCACCAGCGGCTTCCAGCACCAGTACGACAACCGCTACCTCTGGATGCACCTCAAGAGGATCGTCGGCAGCCACTTCGCCAACTACCACGAGGCGTGGCAGGCCAACCGCCTGGTCGCGCTCGGCAAGGTGCACCCGACGGTGTCCCGCACCTACCCGCTGGAGCAGACCGGCCAGGCGGCGTACGAGGTGCACCGCAACGCCCACCAGGGCAAAGTCGGAGTGCGCTGCCTCGCCCCCGCCGACGGGCTGGGCGTCCGTGACGGGGAGTTGCGGGCCCGGCACGAGGACGCGATCAACCGGTTCCGGGGGCACTGA